In Fusobacterium periodonticum ATCC 33693, the following are encoded in one genomic region:
- the hsdR gene encoding type I restriction-modification system endonuclease, translating to MYSNFNFLQNDWQGLAKIGEMAEYILYKDPNTAIMKLRQFGEELINTMIKIENFSCDKNTLAVDKILILKRAGLIPDDIDNILHSLRKKGNKAAHGAYGDEKTAETLLSLAVKLGAWFQEIYGTDMSFHSETIEYKKPENIDYEKEYQKLVERTDEIQKELENIKTNPHLTTREDRKKAISKKREIEFTEEETRLIIDKQLAEAGWEVDTKVLNYKTNKTLPEKKKNLAIAEWPCIKENGRKGFADYALFLGEKLYGILEAKRLNTDIPTALNADSRIYSKGVEIFENAQLCEGSPFGEYKAPFLFSSNGRGYNKDLPEKSGIWFLDARKESNLPKVLKGFYSPKDLKELLEKDDELANQKLKEESFEYLESKFGLGLRYYQKDAIKSVEESLISGKKKVLLTMATGTGKTRTALGLIYRLLKTNKFKRILFVVDRTLLGEQAKETFDDVKIEQLLSLGGIYGVKGLNDKSTDKDERVHIATVQSLIKRILYPNDEATDKLTVGEYDCIIVDEAHRGYILDRNMKEEERDFFDEKDFESKYKAVIDYFDAVKIALTATPALHTQEIFGEPVYSYSCSQAVIDGYLVDVEPPYEIITKLSEEGIHYQKGALVKVYDVEAQKVKEREVLADELDFDIEKFNKSVITESFNREVCSALVDYINPEGPEKTLIFTASDEHADMVVRILREEYQKQAMFDMNMEMIAKMTGYVKDVDHLVKKFKNEAYPTIGVTVDLLTTGVDVPRITNLVFLRKVKSRILYHQMLGRATRKCDEIDKTSYKVFDAARNYIDMKDFSDMNPVVNNPQIDMEKLLDSYSKDVPNESKKYFIEQVIARLQRKKKRIKDLGENKFEINSKIYRKNEDIKNIDDYIEYIKNINPDDIEKEEDFLIFLDSIQNPKKDRIISEHEDEIRTVRQIYGKNEKPEDYLENFEKYIRENQDKVEALKLLKENPKLFKRKDLKELRYILDENGYKETELNSAYGKVENVNITADILSYIKKVLKGSTILDKEEKIQDIEKRIKRLKNWNPIQLKIIEKIISQLRENSYLTEEDFSTGIFKDNFGGYNKINQKLEDKLADIVSIINEEIILN from the coding sequence GAAATGGCTGAGTATATTTTATATAAAGATCCAAATACTGCTATTATGAAGCTAAGACAATTTGGAGAAGAATTAATAAATACCATGATAAAAATTGAAAATTTTAGTTGTGATAAAAATACATTAGCTGTAGATAAAATTTTAATTTTAAAAAGAGCAGGTTTAATACCAGATGATATTGATAATATCTTACATTCTCTTCGTAAAAAAGGAAATAAAGCTGCTCATGGAGCTTATGGTGACGAAAAAACAGCTGAAACTTTATTATCATTGGCAGTGAAACTTGGAGCTTGGTTTCAAGAAATATACGGAACAGACATGTCATTCCATTCAGAAACTATAGAATACAAGAAACCTGAAAATATTGATTATGAAAAAGAATATCAAAAACTAGTTGAAAGAACTGATGAAATACAAAAAGAATTAGAAAATATTAAAACTAATCCACATTTAACAACTAGAGAAGATAGAAAGAAAGCTATCTCTAAGAAGAGAGAAATAGAATTTACTGAAGAAGAAACTAGACTTATTATAGACAAACAATTAGCAGAAGCTGGTTGGGAAGTTGATACAAAAGTTTTAAATTACAAAACAAATAAAACTTTACCTGAAAAAAAGAAAAATCTTGCTATTGCTGAGTGGCCTTGCATAAAAGAAAATGGAAGAAAAGGCTTTGCAGATTATGCTCTGTTTTTAGGAGAAAAACTTTATGGAATTTTAGAGGCAAAAAGATTAAACACTGATATTCCAACAGCTTTAAATGCAGACAGTCGTATATATTCAAAAGGTGTTGAAATATTTGAAAATGCACAACTTTGTGAGGGTTCACCCTTTGGAGAATATAAAGCTCCTTTCCTATTTTCAAGTAATGGTAGAGGATATAATAAAGATTTACCTGAAAAATCTGGAATTTGGTTTTTAGATGCTAGAAAAGAAAGTAATTTACCTAAAGTTTTAAAAGGTTTTTACTCACCTAAAGATTTAAAAGAATTATTAGAAAAAGACGATGAGCTTGCAAATCAAAAACTAAAAGAAGAAAGTTTTGAATATTTGGAATCGAAATTTGGTTTAGGACTTAGATATTATCAAAAGGATGCTATTAAATCAGTTGAAGAAAGCCTTATTTCTGGAAAGAAAAAAGTTCTACTTACTATGGCAACAGGAACAGGTAAAACAAGAACTGCCTTAGGTTTAATCTATAGGCTTTTGAAAACAAATAAATTTAAAAGAATTCTATTTGTTGTAGATAGAACTCTTTTAGGAGAACAAGCAAAGGAAACTTTTGATGATGTTAAGATAGAACAATTACTTAGTCTGGGTGGAATATATGGTGTTAAAGGTTTAAATGATAAGTCTACTGATAAAGACGAAAGAGTCCATATAGCCACAGTACAAAGTTTAATAAAAAGAATCCTATATCCAAACGACGAAGCTACAGATAAACTAACAGTTGGAGAATACGATTGTATTATCGTAGATGAAGCTCACAGAGGATATATTTTAGATAGAAATATGAAAGAAGAAGAGAGAGACTTCTTCGATGAAAAAGATTTTGAAAGTAAATATAAGGCAGTGATAGACTATTTTGACGCTGTAAAAATTGCTTTAACTGCTACTCCAGCTCTTCATACTCAAGAAATATTTGGAGAACCTGTATATAGTTATTCTTGTTCTCAAGCTGTTATAGATGGATACTTAGTTGATGTTGAGCCACCTTATGAGATAATAACAAAGTTATCAGAAGAGGGAATACATTATCAAAAGGGAGCTTTGGTAAAAGTCTATGATGTTGAAGCTCAAAAAGTAAAGGAAAGAGAAGTTTTAGCAGATGAGCTAGATTTTGACATTGAAAAATTTAATAAATCTGTGATAACAGAAAGCTTTAATAGAGAAGTTTGCTCTGCCTTAGTTGACTACATCAATCCAGAAGGTCCTGAAAAAACATTGATATTCACTGCTTCTGATGAACATGCAGATATGGTTGTTCGTATCTTAAGAGAAGAATATCAAAAGCAAGCTATGTTTGATATGAATATGGAAATGATAGCTAAAATGACAGGTTATGTTAAGGACGTAGACCATTTAGTTAAAAAGTTTAAAAATGAAGCTTATCCTACCATAGGGGTAACTGTTGATTTATTAACAACAGGAGTAGATGTACCTAGAATAACTAATCTTGTATTTTTAAGAAAGGTTAAAAGCCGTATACTTTATCATCAAATGCTTGGTAGAGCTACTAGAAAATGTGATGAAATAGATAAAACAAGCTATAAGGTATTTGATGCCGCTAGAAACTATATAGATATGAAAGATTTTTCTGATATGAATCCTGTAGTAAATAATCCACAAATAGATATGGAAAAATTATTAGATAGCTATAGCAAAGATGTTCCTAATGAAAGTAAAAAATATTTTATTGAGCAAGTTATTGCTAGATTACAAAGAAAAAAGAAAAGAATAAAAGACTTAGGTGAAAATAAGTTTGAGATAAATTCTAAAATATACAGAAAAAATGAAGACATAAAAAATATTGATGACTATATTGAATATATTAAAAATATAAATCCTGATGACATAGAAAAAGAAGAAGATTTTCTAATATTCTTAGATAGTATTCAAAATCCTAAAAAAGATAGAATCATATCTGAGCATGAAGATGAGATTAGAACTGTTAGACAAATCTATGGTAAAAATGAAAAACCAGAAGACTATCTAGAAAATTTTGAAAAGTACATAAGAGAAAATCAGGATAAAGTAGAAGCTTTAAAATTGCTAAAAGAAAATCCAAAACTATTTAAAAGAAAAGACTTAAAAGAATTAAGATATATTTTAGATGAAAATGGATATAAGGAAACTGAGTTAAATTCTGCCTATGGAAAAGTTGAAAATGTAAATATTACAGCTGATATACTAAGCTATATAAAGAAAGTATTGAAAGGTTCAACTATTTTAGATAAGGAAGAAAAAATTCAAGATATTGAAAAAAGAATAAAAAGATTGAAGAATTGGAATCCTATTCAATTAAAAATTATAGAAAAAATTATTTCTCAATTAAGAGAAAATAGTTATTTGACAGAGGAAGATTTTTCAACTGGAATATTCAAAGATAATTTTGGTGGTTACAATAAGATTAATCAAAAGCTTGAAGATAAATTAGCTGATATTGTTTCTATTATCAATGAAGAAATCATTCTAAATTAA